A segment of the Amycolatopsis thermophila genome:
CTCTCCGACGGTGTCCCACCGCCCGAGATCTCCGGGCAGGTCGCCGCCGCCGCCCTGTGGGCCGCGGCGCGCGACGGGATCGACGGGGAGGGCGTGCACGCCTGTCACGCCCGCCGACTGCCGGCCTGGCAGCTCGTCGACGAACTCGTCGCGCACGTCGCGTCGACGCTCGACGAGACCGGTGACCGGGACCTCGTCGCGATCGTCCTGGAACGGCTCCGCCGCGACGGCAGCGGCGCCCGGCGTCAGCGCAAGGCCGCCGCGGCCGGGCTGCCCGCCCTGCTCGCCACGATCACCCATCAGGCTTAACCGACCGCGAGCAGGGGTAACCGGGGGAGGTGACGACTGCCATGACGCTCGCGGCTGCCCTCCCGGCGCCCCGGGGACCGCTGTCCGAAGCCGTGATCGAGGCGCTGGGCCGCGACGAGCGCGGGGACTTCCCCGAGCTGCCCGAGGCCGCGGAGGCCGACCCCTTCGGCGAGGATCTGCAGCTCGCCCTGCACGTCTGCTACGAGCTGCACTACCAGGGTTTCGCCGGCGTCGACCCGGACTGGGAGTGGGATCCGGACCTGCTGCGCCTGCGCGCGGCGATGGAGCGGGTGTTCCTGGCCGCGCTGCGGGCCCGCACGCCGGGAGGTGACGACGTGACGGAGGCGCTCGCGCCGCTGCTCGTCGAGCCGGTCAACGGCACCGGGCTCTCGCACCACCTGGCCGCGGACGGCACGTGGGGGCAGCTGCGCGAGTACTTCGCGCTGCGGTCGATCTACCACCACAAGGAGGCCGACCCGCACGCCTGGGTCATCCCGCGCCTGCGCGGCAGGCCGAAGGCGGCGCTGGTGGCGGTGGAGTTCGACGAGTACGGCGGGGGCCGGGCCGACCAGGTGCACGCGCAACTGTTCGCCGACCTGCTGGACGGCGCCGGGCTGAACCCGGCCTACCTGCACTACCTCGACCACGCCCCGGCGTGCATGCTCGCGGTGGTCAACATGATGTCGCTGTTCGGGCTGCACCGGCGGTTCCGCGCCGCGCTGGCCGGGCACTTCGCGGCCGCCGAGATCACCACCGCGCCCAGCGCGCAGCGGCTGGAGAAGGCGTTGAAGCGGCTGGACGCCGACGAGCGCTGCCGGTACTTCTACACCGAGCACATCGAGGCCGACGCGGTGCACGAGCAGGTCATGCGGCGCGACGTGCTGGGCGGCCTGCTGGAGACCGAGCCGGACCTGGCGGGCGACATCGTGTTCGGCATCCAGGCGACGGACCTGGTGGAGCAGCGCTTCGCGGACCACGTGATGGGGGCCTGGCGGGCGGGCCGCAGCGCGCTGCGCAGACCGCTGTAGCGGAAGGGGCGTGTCCCGATGGGGTTGTCAAGCCGCAGCCGTCGGCGGGGCCAGTCATCCGGAACCTGGCGACCACAGCTCCTTGATCAGAAACCACGAAGATGGCAACGGGGCGGGCCTCCCGCCCGCCACCCGTCAGTTCCGGACGCGCTTGCGGTGGCTGGTGTCGCAGAAGGGGTACCGCTTGCTGCGGCGGCACGCGCACAGCGCCACCACGAAGCGGTCCGACCGGGCGACCGTCCCGTCGGGCATCTCCAGCTCCACCGGGCCCTCCACGAGCACCGGCCCGCCGTCGACGAGCGTCACCCTGCGCGGCTCAGCGTTCGGTCCGGTCGGCACGGATCACCACCAGCTCCTCGTGTCGTTGCCCGGGCGCGATGAGCCCGGTGCGCTCCAGGAAGTCGATCCGCCCGCGCATCACCGGGCCGAACGGCTCGATCGCCCGCGCCACCACGGATGTCTTGAGCCCGCTGTCCCGCAGCGACTCCACCGTCCGGCGGATGCCGCACAGCGACGAATGCACCAGCAGCATCGTCCCGTCCGGAGCGAGCAGGTCGTGGGCCCTGGTGCACAGGCAGTCCAGGTGCTTGCGCCCGTCCGCGCCGGCGTCCCACGCCAGCGCCGCCCCGTCCGGGTCCTCCGTGGACTCGCACGGCACGTACGGCGGGTTCGCCAGCACCACGTCGAACGGCGCGCCGCCGATGGTCTGCGACAGGTCACCGTGCCGGACCTCGACCGGGAGCCCCCGCACCCGCGCGTTGAACCGCGCGCTCAGCACGGCCGGCAGGTACCGGTCGACCGCGGTCACGCTCGACGCTCCACCGCGGACGGCGGCGATCGCCAGCGCGCCGGTGCCGGTGCACACCTCGAGAACCCGCGCGCCCGCCGGGAGGCGCGCTTCCCGCATCGCGCGCATCAGCAGCCAGGTGTCCGCCTGCGGCCGGTACACCCCGGGAAGTCTCAGCAGCTTCACCCGGATCAGGTACCACTGGACGCGCAGGTCAAACCCCGGAAAGCAGGCGGATGACCGCCCGGTCGAGCACCTCGCGGTCCGCGTCGGTGCGGACGCCGGTGCGGCCCAGGCGCCGCACCGCGGCCTGGATCGTCTTCCCCCGCGCGTGCGCCTCCACCACTCTGGGGTCCACATAGGACTTCCGGCACACGGCCGGGGTGTTGCCCAGCTCCTCGGACACCTCGCGCATCACCGCGGCCTGGGTGCGTTTCAGCCCGCGCTGCGAGGTGACCGGCTCGGCCGCGGCGAACGCGGTGGCCGCCAGCACGGTGGCGTTCCACGTCCGCAGGTCCTTCACGGTGAACTCGTCACCGACCATTTCCTTGAAGCGCTCGTTGATCTCGTCGGCGTGCACCTCGTGCCAGCCGCGGGGTGTGCGGTAGACGAACAGCCGGTCGCTGCCCGTCCGGGATCTGCGCAGCGCTTTGACCACGGCCGCCAGGTCGGCGTCGGCGAGCGTGATGGTGCGTTCGATGCCGCCCTTCGCGGGGTAGCAGAAGGTCAGCTCGTCGCGTTTGACGGCGACGTGCTCGCGCAACAGCGTCGCCGCGCCGTAGGTGCCGTTCGACTCGGCGTACTCCTCGCTGCCCACCCGGAAGACGCCGCGGTCGAGCATCCGCAGCGCCGCCGCGAGCACCCGTTCGCGGCCGAGACCGGGCCGGAGGAGATCCTCGGCGATCTGCATCCGCCACTTCGGCAGCCGCCGGGCCAGCTCGCGGACCCGCTCGTGCTTCTCCTCGTCGCGCTCCTGGCGCCAGCGGTCGTGGTAGCGGTACTGGCGGCGGCCGGCGTCGTCGGTGCCCACGGCCTGGATGTGCCCGTTCGGGTAGGGGCAGATCCACACGTCCCGCCACGCCGGGGGCACGGCCAGGCTCTTGATCCGCTGCAGGGTCTCCTCGTCCCGCAGCGGTTCGCCCTCCGGGGTCAGGTACCGGAAGCCGCGCCCGCTCCGCTGACGCCGGATGCCGGGCTGGGAGAGCCTGCTCCTGCGCAACCGCATGGCGGTCAGGTGATCTCGCTGCAGGCGCCGGTCACCGCGTCGAGGTCGGGGTAGGTGGTGTCCGGGATCGCGCCCAGGTGTCCGAGTGTGCTGTCGTCCGCGCCGTGGGCCGTCGCCTGGCGGATCAGCTCGGCCCGGTCGCACGGGAAGTCCACTTCGGACAGCAGTGCGCGCAGGCGGTCGGGGTCGGGCGTGGTCATGCCGCCGGATTACCCCGCCCCGACCGGGGCAAACGGGGGCGGCCCCGCCCCGGAAATAACCGGGCGCCGCACGTGGTTGTGACCGGCATGACAACCGATGGTCGTGGCCGGGTCCGGACCGAACCGGGCACCAAGCGCGTACGGGCGGTCTTCGGCGGGCAGGTCGTCGCCGACACCCTCCGCCCGCTCATGGTGTGGGAGGTCCCGTACTACCCGACCTACTACGTCCCCAGGGACGACGTGCGCACCGGCTACCTGGTCGCCACCGGTGAGACGGCGCACTCACCGAGCCGCGGCGACGCCGACGTGTTCACCGTGCGGGTGGGGGACCGCGAGGCGCCGGGCGCCGCGCTGGAGTACCCGGACTCGCCGCTGGAGGCGCTGAAGGGCCACGTGCGGCTCGACTTCGCCGCGATGGACTCGTGGTTCGAGGAGGACGAGGAGATCTTCGTGCACCCGCGCGACCCGCGGACCCGCATCGACATCCTCGCCAGCTCGCGGCACGTGCGCGTCGAGATCGACGGCGTCACCGTGGCGGAGTCGCGCAGCCCGCGGCTGCTGTTCGAGACCGGGCTGCCCACCCGCTACTACCTGCCGAAGACCGACGTGCGGCTGGACCTGCTGGAACCCAGCGACACCATCACGCGCTGCCCGTACAAGGGCGAGGCCGAGTACTACTCGGTGCGCGTGGGGGACAGGCTGCACGAGGACGTGGTCTGGTACTACCGGATGCCGCTGCCGGAGAGCCAGAAGGTGCAGGGGCTGGTCGCCTTCTACGACGAGAAGGTGGACGTCTACCTGGACGGCGTGAAGCAGGAGCGCCCGAAGACCAAGTTCGCCTGAGGACATCCGGCCGTGGCCGGAGTGGAACGCGGGCACGCCGGCGGGCGGACGAAGGTGGTGTACCGCACCGAGATCAGCGGTCCCGCGGCGGACGCCACGGCCTGGTGGATGAACACGCACGGGGGCCCAACCAGGTCGCCCTGGCCCCCGCCGGGCGGGACGGACGTCGAGGTGGCCTCGCAGGTCCTGCGCCAGCTCGAGGACAAGGACCTGATCCGGCGCGAGGTCGACCGGGCCGGCACCCGAGCCGAGCGGTTGCGCACCACCGAGCGCGGCGCGGATGGCCCGCCGCGCCAGGGCCGGCTCGAGGCGGTCGACGCCGCGTTCTTCCAGGAGGTTCCCGGCACCGGCGCGCTGGTGGCGATGCTGCGCACGCTCGCCGATCCCGGCGCCGGTTAGTCTTCGGGCATGTCCGACGACCGCCTGTACTTCCGTCAGCTGCTGTCCGGCCGCGACTTCGCCGTGGGCGACCCGGTGGCCACCCAGATGGTCAACTTCGCCTACCTGATCGGCGACCGGGAGACCCGGGAGGCGGTGGTCGTCGACCCCGCGTACGCCGTCGGCGACCTGCTGGACGTGCTCGCCGCCGACGACATGCGCCTGACCGGGGTGCTGGCCACGCACCACCACCCCGACCACGTCGGCGGCAGCATGATGGGCTTCACCCTGGCGGGCCTGCCCGAGCTGCTGGCACGCGAGACCGTGCCGGTGCACGTCAACAGCAACGAGACGGAGTGGGTCCAGCGGGTCACCGGCGTGTCGGCCACCGACCTGACCGGGCACGACCACGACGACGTCATCGAGGTCGGCGCCATCCCGATCCGGCTGCTGCACACGCCCGGCCACACGCCGGGCAGCCAGTGCTTCCTGGTCGGCGGGAGGCTCGTCGCCGGTGACACCCTGTTCCTCGAGGGCTGCGGCCGCACCGACTTCCCCGGCGGCGACGCCGAGGCGATGTACCACAGCCTGCGGTGGCTGGTGGACCTGCCGGGCGACCCGGTGGTCTACCCCGGACACCAGTACTCGGCCGCGCCGTCGGCGTCGCTGTCGTCGGTGAAGCAGAACAACTTCGTCTACCGGCCGCGCAACCTCGACGAGTGGCGCACGATGTTCGGCGGCTAGCTTCGCACCCGGATCCACGATCCGCAGGCCGGATCACCTGCCGAACGCTGCCTGAGGGGGCACTAGAGGTACTCGTGCGCGACCCGCTCGGCGAGGCGTTCCAGCAGCGGCGCCGGCTCGGTGAGGCACCGCTGGACGTCCGGCTCGATGTCGTTGAGCGCGTACGCCCCGCTGAAGCCCGCGGTGCGCAGGGCGCCGGCGTCCAGGGTGCTGCGCCCGGCCAGTGCCACCACCGGGATCCCGCGCTCGGCCGCCGCCGACGCGATCCCGGCCGGGCCCTTGCCGCGCAGGGTCTGCTCGTCCAGCGAACCCTCGCCGGTGATCACCAGGTCCGCGCCCGGCAGCTTCTCCGCCAGCCCGGTCAGCTCCAGCACCACGTCGATGCCCGGCCGGAACGACGCGCCCAGCACCGCCAGCGCGTAGCCGGTTCCACCGGCCGCACCGGCGCCCGGCACCTCCGCGACGTCGACGCCCGAGGCCCGCACGACCTCCGCCAGCCGGCGCAACGCCGACTCCAGCAGCTCCACGTCCGACGGGGTCGCACCCTTCTGCGGCCCGTACACCGCCGCCGCGCCGTGCGGGCCCAGCAGCGGGTTGTCCACGTCGCTCGCGACCAGCAGCTCGACGTCCCGCAGCCGCGCGTCCAGACCATCCAGGTCGATGCGCGCCAGCCGGGTCAGCGCCGCCCCGCCCAGCGGCAGCTCCGCGCCCGCGGAGTCCAGCATCCGGGCACCGAGACCGCGCAGCAGACCCGTCCCGCCGTCGGTGCTCGAACTGCCCCCCAGCCCCAGCACCAGCCGGGTGGCGCCGGCGTCCAGCGCCGCGCGCATCAGCTCGCCGACGCCGAGCGTCGTCGCCGTCAACGGAGCGGGTGAGGGGAGCATGGCCAGCCCGGACACCGCCGCGAGCTCGATCACCGCCGTCGGACCCCGGCGCGCGTAACCCGTGTCGACCGGCTCGCCGACCGGACCACTGGCCCGCGCCGGCACGAACTCGAACCCGGCGGCCACGGCGGCCGCGACCGTGCCGTCCCCGCCGTCGGCGATCGGGCACTCCAGCACCTCGGCGCCCGGCCGCCCGCGGCGCAGCCCCGCCGCGATCGCGGCGGCCACCTGGGCGGCGGGCAGGGTGCCCTTGAACTTGTCCGGAGCGACGACGACTCGCGTCACACCTGCGCCCCGTCGCCGTCCGGCGGGCCCTGCTTGACCCGCAGCAGCAGCAACGCGATCGCGATGGCCAGCGCCAGGATCCCCAGCGGCGTGGCGACGGTGGTGCTGACGCCCACCACGCCCGGGACGATCAGCAACAGCAACCCGGCGACGAAGAACAGCAGCACGATCAACGCGCCCTTGCCCGGTCGTGGCAACGGCGGCGGCTCCGGCGGCACGTAGTGCTCCTCGTCGCCGGCCGGCTCGGGCGACGGGTCGTCGCCCAGCACGGTGTCCTCCCACGCGGTGCCGCCACCGCGCCAGCTCGCCTCGCCGGCCGGTTTCTCCGGTTCCGCGGGCTTCTCCGGCTCGGACGGCTCGGGACGCGCGGGCGCCCGCTCGGTCTCGATGCCGTCGTCGAACAGGCCGACGCCCTCGGCCCGCAGGTCCGCGACGATGGCCGCGAACGTGGCGTCGATGTCGTCGGGGTCGGGTACGCGTGAGTTCATCGGGCCCCCACCTGCCCCGGATCGCGGACCGCTTCCACGAACTCGACACTACGCCGGAAGACGAGCGGCGCGTCGTGGTCCAGGGTCGCCACGTGGAAACTCTTCTCCAGCAGCACTTCCGTCACGTCCCGGCTGCGCACGCCGTCGAGCACGATCCGGGCGTTCTCGGGCTCCACCACGTGGTCAACGACCGAGTGCAACAGGAGAAGCGGCTGCGTCACCCGCGGCAGGTCGGCGCGGGTGAGCTTCCACAGCTCCGCCAGGCTCGCCGCCGCCCGCACCGGCACGCGGTCGTAGGCCAGCTCGGTGACGCCCGGCTTGGCGATGTCGTTCGCGACGCCGCGCGACCACGGCACCACCCGCGACAGGACGGGCAGCAGCCTGGTGGTCCAGCTCAGCCGCGTCACCGAGGGGTTGACCAGCACCAGGCCCGCGACCGCGTCCCCGTGCTGCTCGGCGAGCCGCAGCGCCAGCGTGCCGCCCATCGACTGGCCGAACACGAACACCGACCGGCACCGCTGCCGAAGTTCGAGGAACTCGCGCTCGACCGCGCCGTACCACTCGGGCCAGCCGGTCTTGTTCATCTCCCGCCACGTGGTGCCGTGGCCGGGCAGGCGCGGCAGCCGCACCGTGAAGCCCCGCGCGGCCAGGTACTCGGCCCAGCCGCGCAGGCTCTGCGGCGTGCCGGTGAACCCGTGGCACAGCAGCACCCCGACGTCGGCCGAACCGGTGTGCGCGAACGGTTCCGCACCGGCGAGCACAGGCATGGCATCCGCCCTTCTCCTCCGAACGCGGCCCCAATCGTCGCATGCCCGGGCCCGCCGGGGGACCGCCTGCCGCAGCCCCGTCCCCCGGCTGTGACCTCCCGCCCACTGCCGACCCGGGCGTTGTGCCCGGTCACACCGCCTCCTACCCTGGATGCGGCAGGCAGTTCGGGCAGGTAGGAGGGCGTGCCGAGTGCTGTACCGGTTGCTGAAGTACGTGCTGCTCGGACCGTTGCTCCGGTTGCTGTGGCCCACCAAGGTCACCGGGGCCGAGAACGTCCCGGACAGCGGGGGCGCCATCCTGGCGAGCAACCACCTCGCGGTCGCCGACTCGTTCTTCATGCCGCTGCGGGTCAAGCGCCGCGTCACCTTCCCGGCGAAGCAGGAGTACTTCACCGAGAAGGGCGTCAAGGGCACCCTCAAGAAGTGGTTCTTCACCGGCGCCGGCCAGATCCCGATCGACCGCTCCGGCGGCTCGGCCGCGCAGGCCGCGCTGGACACCGCGATCCGGCTGCTGCGCGAGGGCAACCTGCTCGGCATCTACCCGGAGGGCACCCGCTCCCCGGACGGCCGCCTGTACAAGGGCAAGACCGGCGTCGCGCGCGTCGCGCTGGAGGCCGGGGTGCCGGTCATCCCGGTCGCCATGATCGGCACCGACAAGGTCAACCCGATCGGCTCGAAGATGTGGATCCCGCGCCACCTGGAGATCCGTTTCGGCAAGCCGCTGGACTTCTCCCGGTACGCCGGGCTGTCCGGTGACCGGTTCGTGGAGCGCTCGATCACCGACGAGATCATGTACGCCCTGATGGAGCTCTCCGGCCAGGAGTACGTGGACATCTACGCGGCGAAGGCGAAGGAGCTCCAGGCGGCCGAGGCCGCCGGGGTGCGCGCCGTCGTGCCGGCGCAGAGCGGCCTGCCCGACGCCCACCGGGTACCGGAGACCAAGGCCGGCTAGCGCCCACCCGCCGCCCGGCCGGCACCCCTGATCGCGGGGCTGCGCGCCGCACTGCTTAGGGTGCTGCGGTGCGGTTTTTCTACGACACCGAGTTCATCGAGGACGGCGTGACGATCGATCTGGTGTCGATCGGTGTCGTGGACGAAAGAGGCCGCGAGTTCTACGCGGTCTCCACCGACTTCGACCCCGCCAAGGCCGGCCCCTGGGTGCGCGAGAACGTCCTGCCGAAGCTGCCCTCACCGGGCGACAAGGCGTGGCGCAGCCGGGAGCGGATCCGGGCCGACCTGCTGGAGTTCCTGGGCCGCCCGCCCGGCGGGATCGAGCTGTGGGCCTGGTACGCCGCCTACGACCACGTCGCGCTCGCCCAGCTGTGGGGCACCATGCCCGAGCTGCCGCGCCAGCTGCCCCGCTTCACGCGCGACCTGCGGCAGCGCTGGGAGGACGTGGGCAAGCCCAAGCTGCCCGCCCCGCCCGCCAACGCCCACGACGCCCTGGCCGACGCGCGCTTCAACCTGGAACGGTGGCGCGTCATCGACGAGGTGCGGCGGCGGAGGGGTTTCCCCGTCTGACGCCGCGCGCACCTCGTCGAGGAGCAGCGGCTCTCACCGCCGCGCGGAGACCGCGCCCGCCAGCCGCTCCAGCAGTTCGGCCGTGCCGGGCCAATCCAGGCACGCGTC
Coding sequences within it:
- a CDS encoding iron-containing redox enzyme family protein — protein: MTLAAALPAPRGPLSEAVIEALGRDERGDFPELPEAAEADPFGEDLQLALHVCYELHYQGFAGVDPDWEWDPDLLRLRAAMERVFLAALRARTPGGDDVTEALAPLLVEPVNGTGLSHHLAADGTWGQLREYFALRSIYHHKEADPHAWVIPRLRGRPKAALVAVEFDEYGGGRADQVHAQLFADLLDGAGLNPAYLHYLDHAPACMLAVVNMMSLFGLHRRFRAALAGHFAAAEITTAPSAQRLEKALKRLDADERCRYFYTEHIEADAVHEQVMRRDVLGGLLETEPDLAGDIVFGIQATDLVEQRFADHVMGAWRAGRSALRRPL
- a CDS encoding DUF427 domain-containing protein, translating into MTTDGRGRVRTEPGTKRVRAVFGGQVVADTLRPLMVWEVPYYPTYYVPRDDVRTGYLVATGETAHSPSRGDADVFTVRVGDREAPGAALEYPDSPLEALKGHVRLDFAAMDSWFEEDEEIFVHPRDPRTRIDILASSRHVRVEIDGVTVAESRSPRLLFETGLPTRYYLPKTDVRLDLLEPSDTITRCPYKGEAEYYSVRVGDRLHEDVVWYYRMPLPESQKVQGLVAFYDEKVDVYLDGVKQERPKTKFA
- a CDS encoding lysophospholipid acyltransferase family protein — encoded protein: MLYRLLKYVLLGPLLRLLWPTKVTGAENVPDSGGAILASNHLAVADSFFMPLRVKRRVTFPAKQEYFTEKGVKGTLKKWFFTGAGQIPIDRSGGSAAQAALDTAIRLLREGNLLGIYPEGTRSPDGRLYKGKTGVARVALEAGVPVIPVAMIGTDKVNPIGSKMWIPRHLEIRFGKPLDFSRYAGLSGDRFVERSITDEIMYALMELSGQEYVDIYAAKAKELQAAEAAGVRAVVPAQSGLPDAHRVPETKAG
- a CDS encoding polyadenylate-specific 3'-exoribonuclease AS yields the protein MRFFYDTEFIEDGVTIDLVSIGVVDERGREFYAVSTDFDPAKAGPWVRENVLPKLPSPGDKAWRSRERIRADLLEFLGRPPGGIELWAWYAAYDHVALAQLWGTMPELPRQLPRFTRDLRQRWEDVGKPKLPAPPANAHDALADARFNLERWRVIDEVRRRRGFPV
- a CDS encoding glycerate kinase gives rise to the protein MTRVVVAPDKFKGTLPAAQVAAAIAAGLRRGRPGAEVLECPIADGGDGTVAAAVAAGFEFVPARASGPVGEPVDTGYARRGPTAVIELAAVSGLAMLPSPAPLTATTLGVGELMRAALDAGATRLVLGLGGSSSTDGGTGLLRGLGARMLDSAGAELPLGGAALTRLARIDLDGLDARLRDVELLVASDVDNPLLGPHGAAAVYGPQKGATPSDVELLESALRRLAEVVRASGVDVAEVPGAGAAGGTGYALAVLGASFRPGIDVVLELTGLAEKLPGADLVITGEGSLDEQTLRGKGPAGIASAAAERGIPVVALAGRSTLDAGALRTAGFSGAYALNDIEPDVQRCLTEPAPLLERLAERVAHEYL
- a CDS encoding DUF2795 domain-containing protein, with product MTTPDPDRLRALLSEVDFPCDRAELIRQATAHGADDSTLGHLGAIPDTTYPDLDAVTGACSEIT
- a CDS encoding MBL fold metallo-hydrolase, whose product is MSDDRLYFRQLLSGRDFAVGDPVATQMVNFAYLIGDRETREAVVVDPAYAVGDLLDVLAADDMRLTGVLATHHHPDHVGGSMMGFTLAGLPELLARETVPVHVNSNETEWVQRVTGVSATDLTGHDHDDVIEVGAIPIRLLHTPGHTPGSQCFLVGGRLVAGDTLFLEGCGRTDFPGGDAEAMYHSLRWLVDLPGDPVVYPGHQYSAAPSASLSSVKQNNFVYRPRNLDEWRTMFGG
- a CDS encoding CDGSH iron-sulfur domain-containing protein, which encodes MPTGPNAEPRRVTLVDGGPVLVEGPVELEMPDGTVARSDRFVVALCACRRSKRYPFCDTSHRKRVRN
- a CDS encoding alpha/beta hydrolase, giving the protein MPVLAGAEPFAHTGSADVGVLLCHGFTGTPQSLRGWAEYLAARGFTVRLPRLPGHGTTWREMNKTGWPEWYGAVEREFLELRQRCRSVFVFGQSMGGTLALRLAEQHGDAVAGLVLVNPSVTRLSWTTRLLPVLSRVVPWSRGVANDIAKPGVTELAYDRVPVRAAASLAELWKLTRADLPRVTQPLLLLHSVVDHVVEPENARIVLDGVRSRDVTEVLLEKSFHVATLDHDAPLVFRRSVEFVEAVRDPGQVGAR
- a CDS encoding HemK2/MTQ2 family protein methyltransferase, translating into MKLLRLPGVYRPQADTWLLMRAMREARLPAGARVLEVCTGTGALAIAAVRGGASSVTAVDRYLPAVLSARFNARVRGLPVEVRHGDLSQTIGGAPFDVVLANPPYVPCESTEDPDGAALAWDAGADGRKHLDCLCTRAHDLLAPDGTMLLVHSSLCGIRRTVESLRDSGLKTSVVARAIEPFGPVMRGRIDFLERTGLIAPGQRHEELVVIRADRTER
- a CDS encoding DNA topoisomerase IB — its product is MRLRRSRLSQPGIRRQRSGRGFRYLTPEGEPLRDEETLQRIKSLAVPPAWRDVWICPYPNGHIQAVGTDDAGRRQYRYHDRWRQERDEEKHERVRELARRLPKWRMQIAEDLLRPGLGRERVLAAALRMLDRGVFRVGSEEYAESNGTYGAATLLREHVAVKRDELTFCYPAKGGIERTITLADADLAAVVKALRRSRTGSDRLFVYRTPRGWHEVHADEINERFKEMVGDEFTVKDLRTWNATVLAATAFAAAEPVTSQRGLKRTQAAVMREVSEELGNTPAVCRKSYVDPRVVEAHARGKTIQAAVRRLGRTGVRTDADREVLDRAVIRLLSGV